The following coding sequences are from one Deinococcus cellulosilyticus NBRC 106333 = KACC 11606 window:
- a CDS encoding alpha/beta fold hydrolase, which yields MNTQFLKTDEGTLAFDDTGGHGKVVLCIPGMGDLRRQYRYLAADLVRAGHRVITLDIRGHGESSTGWSEYTAEAVTRDVFALLDHLKIEQASILGNSFAARSAIYAASQQPERIQSIVLLCPVVRNLPMPWYMDLIIKVAFAGPWNTSFWMMYWNSLFTSRKPADHQAYMANLRRNIAQKGQMDALKAYMQPSKTDAEALLGTLKTPALVVMGTKDPDFKDATQEAKTIAEKLHADLMLVDGAGHYPHTERPEEVSPRILDFLKQVK from the coding sequence ATGAACACCCAATTCCTGAAAACAGACGAAGGCACCCTGGCTTTCGATGACACCGGAGGCCACGGCAAAGTGGTGCTCTGCATCCCTGGCATGGGAGACCTGCGCAGACAGTACCGTTACCTTGCCGCAGATCTGGTCCGTGCTGGACACCGGGTCATCACCCTGGACATTCGAGGACACGGTGAAAGCAGCACAGGATGGTCCGAATACACTGCAGAAGCCGTCACCCGTGATGTTTTTGCACTGCTCGACCACCTGAAGATCGAGCAGGCCAGCATTCTGGGCAATTCCTTTGCTGCACGCTCTGCCATTTACGCGGCATCCCAGCAACCTGAACGCATCCAGAGCATCGTTCTGCTGTGCCCGGTGGTGCGCAACCTGCCCATGCCCTGGTACATGGACCTGATCATCAAAGTGGCCTTCGCCGGACCCTGGAACACCTCCTTCTGGATGATGTACTGGAACAGCCTTTTTACGTCCAGAAAACCCGCAGACCATCAGGCCTACATGGCAAACCTGCGCAGAAACATTGCACAGAAAGGCCAGATGGACGCCCTGAAAGCCTACATGCAGCCCTCAAAGACAGATGCAGAAGCCCTGCTGGGCACCCTGAAAACCCCTGCCCTGGTGGTGATGGGCACAAAAGACCCTGACTTCAAAGACGCAACCCAGGAAGCAAAGACCATCGCAGAGAAACTTCACGCAGACCTGATGCTGGTTGACGGTGCAGGACACTACCCCCACACCGAACGCCCGGAAGAGGTGTCTCCCAGAATTCTGGACTTCCTGAAGCAGGTGAAGTGA
- a CDS encoding TetR/AcrR family transcriptional regulator has translation MPRKGLDREQVLDAAEQIANQEGLQALTIARLAAALNIKPPSLYNHIESLDQLIDGLTVRGMRMMIDLTRDAAAGKSCKDALCAVAHVHRNAARTRPGLYTATQVSVQKFGPEAQELAGVYLQVILSVLQGYHLEEEQALHAVRILRALLKGFIDLELGGGFGMPLKIDETFQVMLDTFDAGLRRTGG, from the coding sequence ATGCCCCGCAAAGGACTGGATCGGGAACAGGTGCTGGACGCTGCAGAGCAGATTGCCAATCAGGAAGGCCTGCAGGCTTTGACCATTGCCCGCCTCGCAGCAGCCCTGAACATCAAACCCCCCTCTCTGTACAACCACATCGAAAGCCTGGATCAACTGATTGATGGCCTGACCGTGCGGGGCATGCGCATGATGATCGACCTGACCCGCGACGCTGCGGCAGGAAAATCCTGCAAAGACGCCCTGTGCGCAGTGGCCCACGTTCACAGAAATGCCGCCAGAACCCGTCCAGGCCTGTACACAGCCACCCAGGTCAGTGTGCAGAAATTCGGGCCAGAAGCCCAGGAACTGGCAGGCGTCTACCTGCAGGTGATCCTGTCGGTGCTGCAGGGCTACCACCTTGAAGAAGAACAGGCCTTGCATGCCGTGCGCATCCTCCGTGCCCTCCTCAAAGGCTTCATTGACCTGGAACTCGGAGGAGGATTCGGCATGCCCCTAAAAATCGATGAAACGTTTCAGGTGATGCTCGACACCTTCGATGCTGGCCTGAGACGCACAGGAGGCTGA
- a CDS encoding YrdB family protein, with the protein MDFKVLNLALSFLIELVMLWAMGLWGFQMGSTPLLKWLLGIGLPLLVAVFWGMFMAPKALYPLPDGMHLFMQVVLFGLAALALIFSGKVQLGTGFAVVVAVNLALAALWKQ; encoded by the coding sequence ATGGACTTCAAAGTGCTGAACCTCGCTTTAAGCTTCCTGATCGAACTGGTGATGCTGTGGGCGATGGGCCTCTGGGGATTTCAGATGGGCAGCACTCCCCTGCTGAAATGGCTGCTGGGCATCGGGTTGCCTTTGCTGGTCGCAGTGTTCTGGGGCATGTTCATGGCCCCAAAAGCCCTTTATCCTCTCCCAGATGGCATGCACCTGTTCATGCAGGTTGTGCTGTTTGGACTTGCCGCCCTGGCCCTGATCTTTTCAGGGAAAGTGCAACTGGGAACCGGGTTTGCAGTGGTGGTGGCGGTCAATCTGGCTCTTGCAGCCCTCTGGAAGCAGTGA
- the tkt gene encoding transketolase, giving the protein MSLETLSINTIRTLAMDAVQKANSGHPGAPMGMAPMAYTLWQNFLRHNPKNPKWLGRDRFILSAGHASMLIYSLLHLTGYDLSLDDIKNFRQLHSKTPGHPEYGYTAGVEMSTGPLGQGFATGVGFALAEAHLAARYNREGFELFNNYTYAIVSDGDLMEGISHEAAGLAGNLGLGKMIYLYDDNGISIEGHTDIAFTDDSMKRFEAYGWHVQKVADGTDTAAIAEAIKAAQAVTDKPSIIAVRTVIGHGSPNKADSHDAHGAPLGAEEIKLTKSNLGWEFTEDFYIPEEVKAHMNATEQGAKLESEWNDLFARYAEQYPQEAAELKLVLEGNLPADVESLLPTFDKPLATRAASGQALNALAKVFPGLIGGSADLAPSNNTELKGVNWIKKGDYSGRNIHFGVREHGMAAALNGITLYGIRAYGGTFLIFSDYLKPSLRLAALMGIGSIFVLTHDSIGLGEDGPTHQPVEQLAALRATPNVLVFRPADANETAATWIVALENRTRPSALALSRQNLPILPRNIEGVRKGAYPVRDVENPDVILIASGSEVAVALKSAEALESEGVKAKVVSMPSMELFREQDASYKNSVLNPGVKRVAIEAASPLGWHEFVGLDGAIIAMQGFGASGPADQLFKEYGFTTENVVNTVKGILPVKA; this is encoded by the coding sequence ATGAGCCTCGAAACTTTATCCATCAACACCATCCGCACACTGGCGATGGACGCTGTTCAAAAAGCAAACTCCGGTCACCCCGGTGCCCCCATGGGCATGGCCCCCATGGCCTACACCCTGTGGCAGAACTTCCTGCGCCACAACCCCAAGAACCCCAAATGGCTGGGCCGCGACCGTTTCATTCTCAGTGCAGGTCACGCCAGCATGCTGATTTACAGCCTGCTGCACCTGACCGGATATGACCTCTCTCTCGACGACATCAAAAACTTCCGTCAATTGCACAGCAAAACCCCCGGCCACCCCGAGTATGGTTACACCGCAGGGGTGGAAATGTCCACCGGACCTCTGGGCCAGGGTTTCGCCACTGGCGTGGGTTTCGCCCTCGCAGAAGCCCACCTTGCTGCCCGCTACAACAGAGAAGGCTTTGAGCTGTTCAACAACTACACCTACGCCATCGTCTCCGACGGGGACCTGATGGAAGGCATCTCCCACGAAGCTGCAGGTCTCGCCGGAAACCTGGGCCTCGGCAAGATGATCTACCTGTACGACGACAACGGCATCTCCATCGAGGGCCACACCGACATTGCCTTCACCGATGACAGCATGAAGCGCTTCGAAGCCTACGGCTGGCACGTGCAGAAAGTTGCAGACGGCACCGACACTGCTGCAATTGCAGAAGCCATCAAGGCTGCCCAGGCCGTCACCGACAAGCCCTCCATCATCGCTGTGCGCACGGTGATCGGACACGGTAGCCCCAACAAAGCCGACAGCCACGACGCCCACGGTGCACCCCTGGGTGCAGAAGAAATCAAACTGACCAAGAGCAACCTGGGCTGGGAGTTCACCGAAGACTTCTACATCCCCGAAGAAGTCAAAGCCCACATGAACGCCACCGAGCAGGGTGCAAAACTCGAGAGCGAGTGGAATGACCTGTTTGCCCGTTACGCTGAGCAGTACCCCCAGGAAGCCGCAGAACTGAAACTCGTGCTGGAAGGCAACCTGCCTGCCGATGTGGAAAGCCTCCTGCCCACCTTCGACAAGCCCCTCGCCACCCGTGCAGCTTCTGGACAGGCCCTCAACGCCCTGGCCAAAGTGTTCCCTGGCCTGATCGGCGGAAGTGCCGACCTGGCCCCCTCCAACAACACCGAACTGAAAGGTGTGAACTGGATCAAGAAGGGCGACTACAGTGGCCGCAACATCCACTTCGGGGTGCGCGAACACGGCATGGCCGCAGCCCTCAACGGCATCACTCTGTACGGCATCCGCGCGTACGGCGGCACCTTCCTGATCTTCAGCGACTACCTGAAACCCAGCCTGCGTCTGGCCGCCCTGATGGGCATTGGCAGTATCTTCGTGCTGACCCACGACTCCATCGGCCTCGGAGAAGACGGCCCCACCCACCAGCCTGTCGAGCAGCTTGCTGCCCTGCGCGCCACCCCCAACGTGCTGGTGTTCCGTCCTGCAGACGCCAACGAAACCGCCGCAACCTGGATCGTGGCCCTGGAAAACAGAACCCGTCCCAGCGCACTGGCCCTCAGTCGCCAGAACCTCCCCATCCTGCCCCGCAACATCGAAGGGGTCCGCAAAGGGGCCTACCCCGTGCGCGACGTGGAGAATCCCGATGTCATCCTGATTGCCAGCGGCTCTGAAGTGGCCGTGGCCCTCAAGAGCGCCGAGGCCCTGGAATCCGAAGGCGTGAAAGCCAAAGTGGTCTCCATGCCCAGCATGGAACTCTTCCGCGAGCAGGACGCCAGCTACAAAAACAGCGTGCTGAACCCCGGCGTGAAGCGCGTCGCCATCGAAGCCGCCAGCCCCCTCGGATGGCACGAGTTTGTGGGTCTGGACGGAGCCATCATCGCCATGCAGGGCTTCGGGGCCAGCGGTCCTGCCGACCAGCTGTTCAAAGAGTACGGCTTCACCACCGAAAATGTGGTGAACACCGTCAAGGGCATCCTGCCTGTGAAGGCGTAA
- a CDS encoding molybdopterin molybdotransferase MoeA, with amino-acid sequence MHRQQIDLAEAIDILKETLPRPASETLPLTQAAGRVLSASLSAKVDHPSVDDSAMDGIACRLEDSQSTPVTLKLIGESRAGEGFSGGVGAGECVRIYTGAPVPAGANAICKVEDLQIEGDQVTLLHPARSQDIRHRGSDFQVGQEGLQKGDVLSPARLALAASMGYSEVPVYRKLRVGILSTGDEVIEAGQPLQPGQVYDSNRYGIYALLLEMGLEPVLLPHATDHIDEVKKNLQNADLDVLLTSGGVSMGNYDIVRDLLFGEGEVKFWKINLRPGGPALCGLWQGIPVLGLPGNPVSALVVFEVLFKPAIFALLGRTDAPHRKVRARALNAFKAVPRKTAYWRAQLNAQNGELVVQDLNAPLSNMLRGLAHANALVVVEPGQAVEAGGLAEVIWL; translated from the coding sequence ATGCACCGTCAGCAGATTGATCTTGCAGAAGCCATTGACATCCTGAAAGAGACCCTGCCCAGGCCAGCCTCTGAAACCCTTCCCCTCACACAGGCTGCAGGACGGGTGCTCAGTGCTTCCCTCTCTGCAAAAGTGGACCATCCCAGCGTGGACGACAGCGCAATGGACGGCATCGCCTGCAGGCTTGAGGACAGCCAGAGCACCCCGGTCACCCTGAAACTTATCGGAGAATCCAGAGCAGGAGAGGGTTTCTCTGGTGGGGTTGGAGCAGGGGAATGCGTACGCATCTACACAGGAGCTCCTGTTCCCGCAGGGGCAAATGCCATCTGCAAAGTGGAAGACCTGCAGATCGAAGGAGATCAGGTGACCCTGCTGCACCCTGCCCGCAGCCAGGACATCCGGCACAGAGGGTCTGATTTTCAGGTGGGTCAGGAAGGCCTGCAAAAAGGAGATGTTCTCTCCCCTGCCCGACTCGCCCTTGCCGCCAGTATGGGGTACAGCGAAGTGCCCGTGTACCGGAAACTCCGGGTGGGCATCCTCTCCACCGGAGATGAGGTGATCGAGGCAGGTCAGCCCTTGCAGCCCGGGCAGGTCTACGATTCCAACCGCTACGGCATTTACGCCCTGCTTCTAGAAATGGGGCTGGAGCCTGTGCTGCTTCCCCACGCCACAGACCACATCGATGAGGTCAAAAAGAACCTGCAAAATGCCGACCTGGATGTGCTCCTCACCTCTGGAGGGGTCAGCATGGGGAATTACGACATCGTGCGGGACCTGCTCTTTGGCGAAGGGGAAGTCAAATTCTGGAAGATCAACCTGCGCCCGGGAGGACCTGCCCTGTGTGGGCTCTGGCAGGGCATTCCTGTACTGGGGCTGCCAGGAAATCCTGTCTCTGCCCTGGTGGTCTTCGAGGTGCTGTTCAAACCTGCCATTTTTGCCCTGCTGGGTCGCACCGATGCCCCTCACCGCAAAGTGCGGGCGCGTGCCCTGAATGCCTTCAAAGCTGTTCCCAGAAAGACCGCTTACTGGAGGGCACAACTGAATGCTCAAAACGGCGAACTGGTCGTGCAGGACCTGAATGCTCCTCTCTCCAACATGCTCAGAGGTCTGGCCCACGCCAACGCCCTCGTGGTGGTGGAGCCAGGACAGGCGGTGGAGGCAGGAGGCCTTGCAGAGGTGATCTGGCTGTGA
- a CDS encoding phytoene desaturase family protein has protein sequence MKCVVIGAGFSGLAAATRLLLEGHQVTILEQKTQVGGKAEGWHGIPTGPTVVTMPEVIRELFNRLHAVPPTFKEINPTTTYQYADGRIFRPYRNMERTFQELNYSEADTYQDLLFLARDMYNGAKDTFLFGPPPGMPALMQYGLKHGLKARPNMTLEQLLEPAGKYLKTFFLRFATYMGANPYRAPAVLHNIAWVELGLGVWHVQGGFAAVAQSLEKTLKLRGVEFVYGTKVQGMEVQGGRVTRIQTDKGDFQADWVVSSMDRNFTLRALGKELPQEELTISGFTLQAHLFEDRPLGHQVIFPQNYRQEWADIEADRMPRDPTIYVHTEGKKAFIMVNSPPLETPNKEGYAEQILKLLEQRYPLSIREYNVMAPQDYAKAAYSGALYGRAPHGLKGALRYGWSIEGVKNLRQVGGTVHPGGGVPLSILSGYSGALPEYRSLVKKSRDEG, from the coding sequence ATGAAATGCGTGGTGATCGGAGCAGGATTCTCAGGGCTGGCAGCAGCCACCCGGCTCCTCCTCGAAGGACATCAAGTCACAATTCTGGAACAGAAAACCCAGGTCGGAGGCAAGGCCGAAGGCTGGCATGGCATTCCCACCGGACCCACCGTGGTCACCATGCCCGAGGTGATCCGGGAACTCTTCAACCGCCTGCATGCCGTTCCGCCCACCTTCAAAGAGATCAACCCGACCACCACCTACCAGTACGCAGATGGGCGCATCTTCCGGCCTTACCGCAACATGGAGCGCACCTTTCAGGAACTCAACTACAGCGAGGCGGACACCTACCAGGACCTGCTCTTCCTGGCCCGCGACATGTACAACGGGGCAAAGGACACCTTCCTGTTCGGGCCTCCACCGGGCATGCCTGCCCTGATGCAGTACGGCCTGAAGCATGGTCTGAAAGCCCGACCCAACATGACCCTGGAACAGCTTCTGGAGCCCGCAGGGAAATACCTCAAGACGTTCTTCCTGCGGTTCGCCACATACATGGGAGCAAACCCTTACCGGGCCCCTGCGGTGCTGCACAACATTGCCTGGGTGGAACTCGGTCTTGGGGTGTGGCATGTGCAGGGTGGTTTTGCTGCAGTGGCCCAGAGCCTTGAGAAAACCCTCAAACTCAGGGGGGTGGAATTCGTGTACGGCACGAAAGTGCAGGGCATGGAAGTGCAGGGGGGCCGTGTCACCCGCATTCAGACCGACAAAGGAGACTTTCAGGCCGACTGGGTGGTCAGCAGCATGGACCGCAACTTCACCCTCAGGGCACTGGGCAAGGAGCTTCCGCAGGAAGAACTGACCATCAGTGGTTTCACCCTGCAGGCCCACCTGTTCGAGGACCGTCCGCTGGGCCATCAGGTGATCTTCCCGCAGAATTACCGCCAGGAATGGGCAGACATCGAGGCCGACCGCATGCCCAGAGATCCCACCATCTACGTGCACACCGAAGGCAAAAAAGCCTTCATCATGGTGAACAGTCCCCCTTTGGAGACCCCCAACAAGGAAGGGTACGCCGAGCAGATCCTCAAACTGCTGGAACAGCGTTACCCCCTGAGCATCCGGGAGTACAACGTGATGGCCCCCCAGGACTATGCAAAAGCGGCCTACTCGGGAGCACTGTATGGCCGCGCTCCCCATGGCCTGAAGGGGGCACTCAGGTACGGCTGGAGCATCGAAGGGGTGAAAAACCTCCGTCAGGTGGGCGGAACCGTGCACCCTGGAGGGGGTGTTCCCCTGAGCATCCTGTCGGGGTATTCAGGTGCCCTGCCAGAGTACCGGTCACTGGTGAAAAAGAGCCGAGACGAGGGGTGA
- a CDS encoding glycosyltransferase, whose translation MKRFLTAFLLTKLAIALINALIFPRLKRAAPVAKPRVSVLIPARNEAENLSKTLPLLLSQQATEVLVLDDQSEDETAEVVRGLQKDHPQLKLIAGSPLPAGWVGKNWACHQLSLAARGDLLVFTDADVFWHAGSLKAVLTRMQESHADLLSVYPRQETHTLSERALVPLIDDVLLCFFPYLFIRLPFAAASAGNGQVMVFRRESYQRISGHAGVRKSVLEDVDLARRIKKHGGKLSLALGQDLISVRMYHGYQEVLEGFGKNLRAFHGNKVFFLLLSGFLHLSAYTLPLLVPAFRPLLWMGLAERLVVNLTSGRNTRADLLEVFTVPISPLLSLPIYWRALQKKYNWKGRHYSR comes from the coding sequence GTGAAAAGGTTCCTCACCGCTTTTCTGCTGACCAAACTGGCCATTGCCCTGATCAATGCCCTGATCTTTCCCAGGTTGAAACGTGCAGCACCTGTGGCAAAACCCAGGGTCTCTGTGCTGATTCCGGCCCGCAACGAAGCAGAAAACCTCTCAAAAACCCTGCCTCTGCTGCTCTCCCAGCAGGCCACAGAGGTCTTGGTGCTTGATGACCAGTCTGAAGATGAAACCGCTGAAGTGGTGCGCGGGCTGCAAAAAGACCATCCGCAACTGAAATTGATTGCGGGTTCCCCCCTTCCTGCAGGCTGGGTGGGAAAAAACTGGGCCTGCCATCAGCTTTCTCTGGCTGCCCGAGGAGACCTGCTGGTCTTCACCGACGCAGATGTGTTCTGGCACGCAGGTTCCCTGAAGGCGGTGCTGACCCGAATGCAGGAATCCCACGCCGACCTGCTGAGCGTATACCCCAGGCAGGAAACCCACACCCTTTCAGAACGTGCGCTTGTTCCTCTGATTGATGACGTTCTGCTGTGTTTCTTCCCTTATCTTTTCATCAGGCTTCCTTTTGCGGCAGCCAGTGCAGGCAACGGTCAGGTGATGGTGTTCAGGAGAGAGAGCTACCAGCGCATCTCCGGACATGCAGGGGTCAGAAAAAGCGTGCTGGAAGATGTGGATCTGGCCCGGCGCATCAAAAAGCACGGAGGGAAACTCTCTCTCGCCCTCGGGCAGGACCTGATCAGCGTGCGGATGTACCACGGGTACCAGGAGGTGCTCGAAGGTTTCGGCAAGAACCTGCGGGCTTTTCATGGAAACAAGGTGTTCTTCCTGCTGCTTTCGGGATTTCTGCACCTCAGTGCCTACACCCTGCCCCTGCTGGTGCCTGCTTTCAGGCCCCTGTTGTGGATGGGGCTTGCAGAGCGTCTGGTGGTCAACCTCACCTCGGGAAGGAACACAAGAGCAGACCTGCTTGAGGTGTTCACGGTACCCATCAGTCCACTGCTTTCCTTACCCATTTATTGGCGTGCCTTACAGAAAAAATACAATTGGAAAGGGCGACATTACTCACGTTAA
- a CDS encoding lysophospholipid acyltransferase family protein, whose protein sequence is MGSLLEIFFKTVIRHTLRKGLRGVYLRGTLQTASVLLVPNHHSWWDGYVMGELCWHASRKPALLMLDRQLQKYPFLKSVGAISHLNLREALQALKSGRPLILFPEGAMRPAGPVKDLRPGVKWFARHSGCEVVPVALRVVLRGHQHPEAYISLGVPCAPAEVGEAINRLLAELDGALLVCDPETPLAGYQQIMRGVGSDSERLNLASLLLKKLLRLG, encoded by the coding sequence TTGGGTTCACTCCTGGAAATCTTCTTCAAAACCGTCATCCGTCACACCTTACGAAAAGGCCTGAGGGGCGTGTACCTGAGGGGCACCCTGCAAACCGCTTCTGTGCTGCTGGTGCCCAACCACCACTCCTGGTGGGATGGCTACGTGATGGGAGAACTCTGCTGGCATGCCTCCAGAAAGCCAGCTTTGCTCATGCTGGATCGACAGTTGCAGAAGTACCCTTTTTTAAAGTCTGTTGGGGCGATTTCCCACCTGAACCTGCGGGAAGCCCTGCAGGCATTAAAAAGTGGACGCCCACTGATTCTTTTTCCAGAAGGGGCCATGCGTCCTGCAGGCCCTGTGAAAGACCTGCGCCCAGGTGTGAAGTGGTTTGCGCGGCATTCGGGTTGTGAGGTGGTCCCTGTTGCCCTGAGGGTGGTCCTGCGCGGCCACCAGCATCCCGAAGCCTACATTTCTCTGGGTGTGCCCTGTGCTCCAGCGGAAGTGGGGGAGGCCATCAACCGTCTGCTTGCAGAACTGGATGGGGCGCTCCTTGTGTGTGATCCAGAAACGCCCCTTGCGGGTTACCAGCAGATCATGCGCGGGGTGGGCAGCGACTCTGAACGCCTGAACCTGGCCAGTCTGCTGCTGAAAAAACTGTTGAGGTTGGGGTGA
- a CDS encoding carotenoid biosynthesis protein yields the protein MTYWEYHFIFTLPLLALLLLVTLRETRKQPLAGHYRPENGWALRFYFLLPLLALVYTTPWDNFLIYKGVWQYPPERVSMVIGYVPIEEYFFFLVQPLIAGLWVFFLLRRWGSPKLGFQSARIWGTLFWGALSFLGAGLLFTEAGYYMGLILAWACPVIAFQWAFGGDLILSNRKVFWVGLMVPTVYLWITDALAINTFGIWDISTKYSFAFKPFGLPIEEATFFLITNLLVVQGLLLFLHPEALKRWFRLARSVRPWTLFVALYALLKIPVPLWPDGFPLLATLSTGALAVAALLWAFENVGKKAFLLFALTFGIGLGVEVLGSRTGFPFGHYTYDPPGLTLFGVPLIVPLGWWAMTLSAYLLAKGNPWITGLLLVAWDLGLEPLMVREGYWSWQEGQLWSGYYGVPVQNFMAWYGVGVALAFLLKRLAPEMKTSDFAWAYRIEALFLPTGLLLLGIYPAGFVTLALMGGLAWVHSWKSSSKPSSVTPYEKA from the coding sequence ATGACGTACTGGGAATACCACTTCATTTTCACCCTGCCCCTGCTGGCCCTGCTCTTGCTGGTGACCCTCAGGGAAACCCGCAAACAGCCCCTGGCAGGACATTATCGCCCCGAGAACGGCTGGGCACTCCGTTTCTATTTCCTGCTGCCCCTGCTGGCCCTGGTTTACACCACCCCCTGGGACAACTTCCTGATCTACAAGGGGGTGTGGCAGTACCCACCCGAGCGGGTCAGCATGGTGATCGGATACGTGCCCATTGAGGAGTACTTTTTCTTTCTGGTGCAGCCCCTGATCGCAGGACTGTGGGTGTTTTTTCTGCTCAGACGCTGGGGAAGCCCCAAACTGGGGTTCCAGTCTGCACGCATCTGGGGGACCCTCTTCTGGGGAGCGCTCAGCTTTCTGGGGGCAGGTCTGCTGTTCACAGAGGCCGGGTACTACATGGGCCTGATTCTGGCATGGGCCTGCCCGGTGATTGCCTTCCAGTGGGCCTTTGGAGGAGACCTGATTTTAAGCAACAGGAAGGTGTTCTGGGTGGGATTGATGGTGCCCACCGTGTACCTGTGGATCACAGATGCCCTGGCGATCAACACTTTTGGCATCTGGGACATCAGCACAAAATACTCTTTTGCCTTCAAACCTTTTGGGCTGCCCATTGAAGAGGCCACTTTTTTTCTGATCACCAACCTGCTGGTGGTGCAGGGCCTGCTGCTTTTCCTGCATCCAGAAGCCCTGAAACGCTGGTTCAGGCTGGCAAGGTCCGTGCGCCCCTGGACCCTGTTTGTGGCCCTCTATGCGCTGCTGAAGATTCCGGTGCCTCTGTGGCCAGATGGTTTTCCGCTGCTGGCCACCCTTTCCACAGGTGCTCTGGCGGTGGCGGCCCTGCTGTGGGCTTTTGAAAACGTCGGGAAAAAAGCTTTCCTGCTCTTTGCCCTGACTTTTGGAATTGGGCTGGGTGTAGAGGTGCTTGGCAGCCGGACAGGTTTTCCCTTTGGTCACTACACCTATGATCCTCCGGGCCTGACCCTCTTTGGAGTGCCCCTGATTGTGCCTCTGGGATGGTGGGCCATGACCCTCTCTGCGTACTTGCTGGCGAAAGGCAATCCCTGGATCACCGGGCTCCTGCTGGTGGCCTGGGACCTCGGCCTGGAACCCCTGATGGTCCGGGAAGGGTACTGGTCCTGGCAGGAGGGGCAACTCTGGAGTGGCTACTACGGGGTTCCCGTGCAGAACTTCATGGCATGGTATGGGGTGGGGGTGGCCCTGGCCTTTTTGCTGAAAAGACTCGCTCCTGAAATGAAAACCTCTGATTTTGCATGGGCTTACCGCATTGAAGCGCTTTTCCTGCCGACAGGACTGCTGCTGCTGGGCATTTATCCTGCGGGATTCGTCACTCTTGCCCTGATGGGAGGGCTGGCTTGGGTTCACTCCTGGAAATCTTCTTCAAAACCGTCATCCGTCACACCTTACGAAAAGGCCTGA